The following are encoded together in the Strongyloides ratti genome assembly S_ratti_ED321, chromosome : 2 genome:
- a CDS encoding Astacin-like metalloendopeptidase, with translation MINLKKLFLYLVIYILYIFPYIIYSTNFSSNDEYIKKRNIKRSIEETNNFKYDIRNIDEISTNNRKKRDMTIIQYKWTSPIFYYVNYRLNFNTVKKALNLLEEYTCLKFSNPKNLFQIPTGIRFLPSNKCSASLGKIVDKGWLMIYVGKECENTLGIIRLIIRSLGIIYEHCRMDRNFFIKVYEKNIAQSSKEDFQIFKETYIKQIFLPYEYGSLMHFGMYTGSKNKMITLTPKDIHYKHTVGQQDFLTFNNVKALNMHYCSKICKKSIRCYNFGYQNPNNCDKCICIEGFDGIYCESYAKSAAWCGPKELYAKDRPIYFRIQGKKKCFYHILSTRNRQIEIVILKMRMEPTHTQTCSIHRSLEIKFWLDKSVAGARFCFQKYSKIIKSQSNHVILYYRSNDHRSYVYLYFKEASQINIHRE, from the exons atgattaatttaaaaaaattatttctatatttagtaatttacatattatatatattt ccttatataatttattcaaCTAATTTTAGTTCAAATGAtgagtatataaaaaaaagaaatataaaaagatcaATAGaagaaacaaataattttaaatatgatattagaaatattgaTGAGATATCTacaaataatagaaaaaaaagagatatgacaattatacaatataaaTGGACTTCACCAATATTTTACTATGTGAATTAtcgtttaaattttaatactgTAAAAAAAGCATTAAATCTTCTTGAAGAATACACATgcttaaaattttcaaatccAAAAAACTTATTTCAAATTCCAACAGGCATCCGTTTTCTTCCGTCAAACAAATGTTCAGCCTCTTTAGGAAAAATTGTTGATAAAGGCTGGCTAATGATATATGTTGGAAAAGAATGTGAAAATACTTTGGGAATAATACGTTTAATAATACGTTCATTAGGAATAATATATGAACATTGTCGGATggatagaaatttttttattaaagtatatgaaaaaaatattgctCAAAGTAGCAAAGAagattttcaaatatttaaagaaacctatattaaacaaatatttttaccatATGAATATGGATCTTTAATGCATTTTGGAATGTATACTggaagtaaaaataaaatgataacatTAACACCAAAAGATATCCATTATAAACATACCGTAGGACAACAAGATTTtcttacttttaataatgtaaaagCATTAAATATGCATTATTGTTccaaaatatgtaaaaaaagtatCCGATGTTACAATTTTGGATATCAAAATCCTAATAATTGTGATAAATGTATATGTATTGAAGGTTTTGATGGTATTTATTGTGAAAGTTATGCAAAATCAGCAGCATGGTGTGGGCCAAAAGAACTGTATGCAAAGGATAGACCTATATATTTCAGAATacaaggaaaaaaaaaatgtttttatcatatattatcAACTAGAAATAGACAAATtgaaattgtaattttaaaaatgagaATGGAACCTACACATACGCAAACGTGCTCAATTCATAGAtcattagaaataaaattttggtTGGATAAATCTGTAGCAGGTGCGAGATTTTGCTTCCAAAAGtattctaaaattataaaatcacAGTCTAAtcatgttattttatattatagaaGTAATGATCATAGAAGTTATGTTTATCTCTATTTTAAAGAAGCGTCTCAAATAAACATACATAGagaatag
- a CDS encoding Astacin-like metalloendopeptidase, producing MFCSLKKQFEISWQELIIENECLCLGGITHMILRTLGIIYQHWWINRDTFKKLFPENIAVEYMEDFQILPKSKIIHLSLPYEYGSVMHFGMQTGSTNRGCTLMSKDHLYENTVGQQEVLTFNDIKTLNFYYCSNICKYTLICKNNGYQDPNDCG from the coding sequence ATGTTTTGTTCACTTAAGAAACAATTTGAAATAAGTTGGCAAGAATTAATTATTGAAAACGAATGTCTATGTTTGGGAGGAATAACACATATGATTTTACGTACATTAGGAATTATATATCAACATTGGTGGATTAATAGagatacatttaaaaaattatttcctGAAAATATTGCTGTAGAATATATGGAagattttcaaatattaccaaaatctaaaattatacatttatcTTTACCTTATGAATATGGTTCTGTAATGCATTTTGGAATGCAAACTGGTAGTACAAATAGAGGTTGTACATTGATGTCTAAGGATCATCTTTATGAAAATACCGTAGGACAACAGGAAGTACTTACTTTTAATGATAtcaaaacattaaatttctattattgttccaatatatgtaaatatacattaatatgtaaaaataatggaTATCAAGATCCTAATGATTGTGGTTAG
- a CDS encoding Astacin-like metalloendopeptidase translates to MIYFKKFFLCPIIYILCVSSFIISLTNFISNEKIIEKINIKRSVEEINSFNYDNEIIDDISSHDRQKRNIKIKPSKHKWTLPIHFCITYPLNHWVIKRILKDVEISTCIRFNNVYSLRSSNQGIQFISSNDCYSPIGRIFEKSWQNISIGKKCNTTTGILRLILRTLGVIYEHNRIDRDFYVKINQENIHLTNITNFKISKSTAINNFHLPYDYGSLMHFGMFDYSKNGGKTISLKDHLYENTVGQQEVLTFNDIKTLNMYYCSNICKFKIMCKNHGYQDPNNCYQCICIDGFIGTRCQHYQPIRGCGSSLWRVRKQPTFFKFYGKQNCIYHLKTNRLRKIKITILKIKMEPSYSLKCSEKNSLEIKYWKDKSVVGARFCHQGFPKIIKSHNNYVIIHYNSLNDDSYVQMYFKETF, encoded by the exons atgatatattttaaaaaattttttctatgtccaattatttacatattatGTGTATCT tcTTTTATAATCAGTTTAACTAACTTTATTTCTAATGAAAagattatagaaaaaataaatataaaaagatcagtagaagaaataaatagttttaactatgataatgaaataattgaTGATATATCTTCACATGACAgacaaaaaagaaatataaaaataaaaccaaGCAAACATAAATGGACTTTACCAATACACTTTTGTATCACTTATCCTTTAAATCATTGGGTGATAAAAAGAATACTAAAAGATGTTGAAATATCAACATGTATAAGATTTAATAATGTCTATTCCTTACGTTCTTCTAACCAGGGTATTCAGTTTATTTCTTCAAATGATTGTTATAGTCCGATAGGAagaatatttgaaaaaagttggcaaaatattagtattggaaaaaaatgtaatactACTACAGGAATATTACGTCTAATATTACGTACATTAGGAGTAATTTATGAACACAACCGGATTGATCGagatttttatgtaaaaataaatcaagaaaatatacatttaactaatataacaaattttaaaatatcaaaaagtactgcaattaataattttcatttaccTTATGATTATGGATCTTTAATGCATTTTGGAATGTTTgattatagtaaaaatggAGGCAAAACAATATCTCTTAAGGATCATCTTTATGAAAATACCGTAGGACAACAGGAAGTACTTACTTTCAATGATAtcaaaacattaaatatgtattattgttccaatatatgtaaatttaaaataatgtgtAAAAATCATGGATATCAAGATCCTAATAATTGTTATCAATGTATATGTATTGATGGGTTTATAGGTACTAGATGTCAACATTACCAACCAATTCGTGGATGTGGTTCAAGTTTATGGCGGGTTCGTAAACAAcctacattttttaaattttatggaAAACAAAATTGTATTTACCATTTAAAGACAAATagattaagaaaaattaaaataactattttaaaaattaaaatggaACCTTCATATTCTTTAAAGTGTTCAGAAAAAAATTCGCtggaaataaaatattggaaAGATAAAAGTGTAGTGGGTGCAAGATTTTGTCACCAAGGATTTcctaaaattataaaatcacATAATAATTATGTCATTATACATTATAATAGTTTAAATGATGATAGCTATGTtcaaatgtattttaaagaGACATTCTAA
- a CDS encoding Astacin-like metalloendopeptidase, with protein MTNLKNFFLYSLIYILCVSPYIICSTNFTSNEKIIEKRNAKRSIEDINDFKYDNEIMDNLFSHDRQKRNIKIKPRKFKWTLPIYFTVAIPLDRWIIKSKLKTIEISTCIRFRYVHYSRSSTYGIQFISSNDCYSPLGRIFEIGWQNIGIGKKCNPTTGMLRLVLRTLGVIYEHNRIDRDFYVRINQKNMKVTDEAYFKISKDTAINNFYLPYEYGSLMHFGMFDYSKNGNKTISLKDHLYENTVGQEEELTFNDIKTLNMYYCSNICNFKIICKNHGYQDPNNCYQCICIDGFIGTRCQHYQPIRGCGTSLWHVRKQPTFLKFEGKKNCIYHLKARRFKKIKITILKIKMKPSYSLTCSRYNSLEVKYWKDKSVMGARFCHQRFSKIIKSHDNYAIIHYNSFCDYSYVQMYFKETF; from the exons atgacaaatttgaaaaatttttttctatattcaTTAATTTACATATTATGTGTATCT cCTTATATAATCTGTTCAACTAACTTTACTTCTAATGAAAAgattatagaaaaaagaaatgcAAAAAGATCAATAGAAgatataaatgattttaaatatgataatgaaataatggataatttattttcacaTGACAgacaaaaaagaaatataaaaataaaaccaagaaaatttaaatggaCTTTACCAATATACTTTACTGTCGCTATTCCATTAGATCGTTggataataaaaagtaaactAAAAACTATTGAAATATCAACATGTATAAGATTCCGTTATGTTCATTATTCACGTTCTTCCACATATGGTATTCAGTTTATTTCTTCTAATGATTGTTATAGTCCATTAGGAAGAATATTTGAAATAGGTTGGCAAAATATAGGTATTGGAAAAAAATGTAATCCTACTACAGGAATGTTACGTTTAGTATTACGTACATTAGGAGTAATTTATGAACATAATCGAATTGATCGAGATTTTTATGTAagaataaatcaaaaaaatatgaaagtAACTGATGAagcatattttaaaatatcaaaagatactgcaattaacaatttttatttaccttATGAATATGGATCTTTAATGCATTTTGGAATGTTTgattatagtaaaaatggaaataaaacaatatctCTAAAAGATCATCTTTATGAAAATACCGTTGGGCAAGAAGAAGAACTTACTTTCAATGATAtcaaaacattaaatatgtattattGTTCCAATATAtgtaactttaaaataatatgtaaaaatcATGGATATCAAGATCCTAATAATTGTTATCAATGTATATGTATTGATGGGTTTATAGGTACTAGATGTCAACATTACCAACCAATTCGTGGATGTGGTACAAGTTTATGGCATGTTCGTAAACAACctacatttttaaagtttgagggaaaaaaaaattgtatttacCATTTGAAAGCaagaagatttaaaaaaattaaaatcactattttaaaaattaaaatgaaacCTTCATATTCTTTAACATGTTCAAGATATAATTCACTTGAAGTAAAATATTGGAAAGACAAAAGTGTAATGGGTGCAAGATTTTGTCATCAAagattttctaaaattataaaatcacATGATAATTATGCTATTATACATTATAATAGTTTTTGTGATTATAGCTATGTtcaaatgtattttaaagaGACTTTCTAA
- a CDS encoding Astacin-like metalloendopeptidase — translation MIYFKKFFLCPVIYILCVSPYIISSTNFTSNEKIIENRNVKRSIEEINNFKYGNEIMDNLSTNKRKKRDIIKSLYKWTSPIIYNIDFKLHSAVIINAINAINKFTCLKIKYRQFLYRSQTGINFIESNKCFAHLGKIVDKDWQNIYIGKECNTVGGVLRLILRTLGVIYEHNRVDRNLFIKVYKQNIAEADKQYFHKYLGPEIEHLCFSYDYGSLMHFGMFYYSKNGGRTLTPRDHFYENTVGQEDFFNFNDAKNVNLYYCIAKCRERIICKNFGYQDPKNCKKCICIQGYEGDTCKKYTKSLEMCGSEIMIAKDKPEYYRITGKKYCIYHLKSRSKKKIQLVILKISMEPKHYLICPINRSFEVKYWMDKSVSGARFCYQKFPKVIKSHDNYIILQYKSIDPRSYVYFYYKEIP, via the exons atgatatattttaaaaaattttttctatgtccagtaatttatatattatgtgTATCT cCTTATATAATCAGTTCTACTAACTTTACTtctaatgaaaaaattatagaaaatagAAATGTAAAAAGATCAatagaagaaataaataattttaaatatggtaatgaaataatggataatttatcaacaaataaaagaaaaaaaagagacATAATAAAATCACTATATAAATGGACTTCAccaataatttataatattgacTTTAAATTACATTCCGCAGTGATTATAAATGCAATAAAtgcaattaataaatttacatgtttaaaaataaaatatcgaCAATTTCTTTATCGTTCTCAAACtggaataaattttattgagtcaaataaatgttttgCTCATTTAGGAAAAATTGTTGATAAAGATTggcaaaatatatatattggaAAAGAATGTAATACGGTTGGAGGAGTATTACGTTTAATATTACGTACATTAGGAGTAATTTATGAACATAATCGAGTTGATagaaatctttttattaaagtatataaacaaaatattgcTGAAGCtgataaacaatattttcataaatatttaggTCCTGAAATTGAACATTTATGTTTCTCGTATGATTATGGATCTTTAATGCATTTTggaatgttttattatagtaaaaatggAGGTAGAACATTAACTCCAAGAGatcatttttatgaaaataccGTAGGGCaagaagatttttttaattttaatgatgcaaaaaatgtaaatttgtattattgTATAGCAAAATGTAGGGAACgaattatatgtaaaaattttggaTATCAAGATcctaaaaattgtaaaaaatgtatttgtATTCAAGGGTATGAAGGTGATacatgtaaaaaatatacaaaatcaTTAGAAATGTGTGGATCAGAAATAATGATAGCTAAAGATAAACCTGAATATTACAGAATAACTGGAAAAAAGTATtgtatttatcatttaaaatcaagaagtaaaaaaaaaatacaacttgtaattttaaaaataagtatgGAACCTAAgcattatttaatatgtcCAATAAATAGGTCATTTGAAGTAAAATATTGGATGGATAAATCTGTATCAGGTGCAAGATTTTGCTACCAGAAGTTCCCTAAAGTTATTAAATCACAcgataattatataattttacaatacAAAAGCATTGATCCTAGAAGCTATGTTTACTTCTATTATAAAGAGATTccttaa
- a CDS encoding Astacin-like metalloendopeptidase, producing the protein MINLEKFFLYSAFYILYIFPYIITSAYFSLNDEYLEKGNVKRSIEKIINFKYDNEIMDDLSINNRKKRNIKIKLGKFRWDSFIDYYVSFPLGHSKIKKVINVLETTTCLRFREAKSLYGCVSGILFVSSTRCHSHLGRETDRNWQRIEIARECYNEGEILQLILRTLGVIYEHNRVDRNYFVQVVEENILPFAKKHFELFRKSVFNDKFLPYEYGSIMHFGMYNYSRNGGKTLVTFNRLYENTMGQHDMITFNDIRTLNMHFCSDVCRNRIICENYGYQNPNNCNQCLCIEGYAGVSCEKTAKTRPFCSKSVFLVTNKPLFWNITGVKHCVYHLKANNFHKIKIVLLKVRMDTSFSMMCSSSDTLEIKFLRNKSLTGARFCHQKFPKFIKSHDNYVIIQYKSYDPRSFVHMYFKSSH; encoded by the exons atgattaatttagaaaaattctttttatattcagcattttatatactatatatattt ccTTATATAATTACTTCAGCCTATTTTAGTTTAAATGATGAGTATTTAGAAAAGGGAAATGTTAAAAGatcaatagaaaaaataattaattttaaatatgataatgaaataatggatgatttatcaataaataatagaaaaaaaagaaatataaaaataaagttaggAAAATTTAGATGGGATTCATTTATAGATTATTATGTTTCTTTTCCTTTAGGACATTctaagataaaaaaagtaataaatgttttagaaACTACAACATGTTTAAGATTTAGAGAAGCAAAAAGCTTATATGGTTGTGTGTCAGGTATTCTATTTGTTTCATCAACTCGTTGTCATAGTCACTTAGGAAGAGAAACTGATAGGAATTGGCAAAGAATAGAAATTGCACGAGAATGTTATAATGAAGGAGAAATTTTACAATTGATATTACGTACATTGGGAGTAATTTATGAACATAATCGGGTTGatagaaattattttgtacAAGTTGTTGAAGAAAATATTCTGCCATTTGctaaaaaacattttgaaTTATTCAGAAAAAGtgtatttaatgataaatttttgcCTTATGAATATGGATCCATAATGCATTTCGGAATGTATAATTATAGTAGAAATGGAGGTAAAACATTAGTTACATTTAATCGTTTATATGAAAATACTATGGGACAACATGATATGATTACTTTTAACGATATAAGAACTTTAAATATGCATTTTTGTTCTGATGTGTGTAGAAATCGAATCATATGCGAAAATTATGGATATCAGAATCCAAATAATTGTAATCAATGTTTGTGTATTGAAGGATATGCAGGTGTTTCATGTGAAAAAACTGCAAAAACACGACCATTTTGTTCCAAGAGTGTGTTTTTAGTAACCAATAAGCCTTTATTTTGGAATATAACTGGAGTGAAACATTGtgtatatcatttaaaagcAAATAACTTtcacaaaattaaaattgttcTTTTAAAAGTTAGAATGGATACTTCATTTTCAATGATGTGTTCATCAAGTGATACACttgaaattaaatttcttaGAAACAAATCTTTAACAGGTGCAAGGTTTTGCCACCAGAAGTTTcctaaatttattaaatcacatgataattatgttattatacaatataaaagttatgaTCCTAGAAGTTTTGTTcatatgtattttaaaagcTCTCATTGA
- a CDS encoding Astacin-like metalloendopeptidase has product MHFFEKVLFLNMINLKKLFLHSVIYMLYIFPYMINSTNFSSNDDYIEKGNIKRSIEEINNFKYDNEKIDEISTNNRKKRDIIKSHYNWTSPIFYYSDSRINYRIIKQAISILEEHTCLKFAKPNNLFRIPTGIRFLRSRKCYASLGKIVDKGWQIIYVGKECNTVVGVLRLIIRTLGIIYEHCRLDRNFFIKVYEENIAQSSKEDFQILPQAKIKQLHLPYEYGSFMHFGMFTGSKNKMKTLTPKDLHYKYTVGQQESLTFNDVKTLNMHYCSKECRIRIPCYNYGYQDPNNCYKCICIDGFEGIHCEKLTRSAPWCGPKELYAKEKPIFFKLVGKKKCIYHIRSTRNRQIKIVILKMRMEPTYTTTCSIHRSLEIKFWLDKSVSGARFCFQKYSKIIKSQSNHVILYYRSKDARSYVYLYFKEASQINIHRE; this is encoded by the exons ATgcatttttttgaaaaagtcCTTTTTCTAAACatgattaatttaaaaaaattatttctacaTTCAGTAATTTACAtgctatatatattt ccTTATATGATTAATTCAACTAATTTTAGTTCAAATGATGATTATATAGAAAAaggaaatataaaaagatcaatagaagaaataaataattttaaatatgataatgaaaaaattgatgAGATATCTacaaataatagaaaaaaaagagacATAATAAAATCACATTATAACTGGACTTCACCAATATTCTACTATTCGGATAGTCGTATAAATTATAGGATTATAAAACAAGCAATAAGTATTCTTGAAGAACACACATGCTTAAAATTTGCAAAGCCAAACAACTTATTTCGAATTCCAACAGGTATCCGATTCCTTCGATCACGCAAATGTTATGCCTCATTAGGAAAAATTGTTGATAAAGGCTGGCAAATTATATATGTTGGAAAAGAATGTAATACGGTTGTAGGAGTATTACGTTTAATAATACGTACATTAGGAATAATATATGAACATTGTAGGTTggatagaaatttttttattaaagtatatgaagaaaatattgCTCAAAGTAGCAAAGAagattttcaaatattaccACAAGCcaaaattaaacaattacATTTACCTTATGAATATGGATCTTTTATGCATTTTGGAATGTTTACTggaagtaaaaataaaatgaaaactTTAACACCAAAAGATcttcattataaatataccGTAGGACAACAAGAATCGCTTACGTTTAATGAtgtaaaaactttaaatatgCATTATTGTTCTAAAGAATGTCGAATCAGAATCCCATGTTACAATTATGGATATCAAGATCctaataattgttataaatgtatatgtATTGATGGGTTTGAAGGTATACATTGTGAAAAATTGACAAGATCAGCACCATGGTGTGGGCCGAAAGAACTGTATGCAAAAGAAAAAcctatattttttaagttggttggaaaaaaaaaatgtatttatcaCATAAGATCAACTAGAAATAGacaaattaaaattgtaattttaaaaatgagaATGGAACCTACGTATACAACTACTTGCTCAATTCATAGATCactagaaataaaattttggtTGGATAAATCTGTATCAGGTGCGAGATTTTGTTTCCAAAAGtattctaaaattataaaatcacAGTCTAAtcatgttattttatattatagaaGTAAAGATGCTAGAAGctatgtttatttatattttaaagaagcGTCTCAAATAAACATACATAGagaatag
- a CDS encoding Astacin-like metalloendopeptidase has product MINLKKFILHSVIYILYIFPCIISSTNFSSKEEYIKKENVKRSIEEINNLKYYNEKIDEISINNRKKRDMIILQYKWTSPIYYQIGYALKLWLIRKAINYLKKLTCLNFVYVTSSTNHISGIKFVTSFNCRAYLGRKFEKGWQEIGIGNECHNFGGIIRMVLRTLGIIYQHCRIDRDTFIKVFPENIAAGNVEDFQILLQANINQLFLPYEYGSLMHFGTLDGSKNRDYTLMPKDHLYESTVGQQEELTFNDIKTLNFHYCANKCKINITCSNHGYQDPNDCYKCICPDSFEGFKCERYKKLLGCGTSLWTVRKQPTFFKFYGKKNCMYHLKTNGLKKIKIVILKIKIKPLYSFKCSESNSLEIKYWKDKSVMGARFCHQKFPKIIKSHDNYAIIHYNSFCDTSYAQMYFIETF; this is encoded by the exons atgattaatttaaaaaaatttattctacATTCAGTAATTTAcatactatatatattt ccTTGTATAATTAGTTCAACTAATTTTAGTTCAAAagaagaatatataaaaaaagaaaatgttaaaagatcaatagaagaaataaataatttaaaatattataatgaaaaaattgatgagatatctataaataatagaaaaaaaagagacatgataattttacaatataaatgGACTTCACCAATTTACTACCAAATTGGTTACGCATTGAAATTATGGTTAATAAGAAAagcaataaattatttaaaaaaattaacatgtCTTAATTTTGTGTATGTAACTTCTTCAACAAATCATATTTCGGGTATCAAATTTGTCACTTCATTCAATTGTCGTGCTTACTTAGGaagaaaatttgaaaaaggTTGGCAAGAAATAGGTATTGGAAATGAATGTCATAATTTTGGAGGAATAATACGTATGGTTTTACGTACATTAGGAATTATATATCAACATTGTCGGATTGATAGagatacatttataaaagtatttccTGAAAATATTGCTGCAGGTAATGTGGAagattttcaaatattactACAAGCCAATAttaatcaattatttttaccttATGAATATGGTTCTTTAATGCATTTTGGTACCCTTGATGGTAGTAAAAATAGAGATTATACATTGATGCCTAAAGATCATCTTTATGAAAGTACCGTAGGACAACAGGAAGAACTaacttttaatgatataaaaactttaaattttcattattgtgctaataaatgtaaaataaatattacatgTTCAAATCATGGATATCAAGATCCTAATGATtgttataaatgtatatgtCCTGATTCATTTGAAGGTTTTAAATGTGAACGTTACAAAAAACTACTAGGATGTGGTACAAGTTTATGGACGGTTCGTAAGCAACCTACATTTTTCAAGttttatggaaaaaaaaattgtatgtATCATTTAAAGACAAatggattaaaaaaaattaaaatcgttattttaaaaattaaaataaaacctttatattcttttaagtGTTCAGAAAGCAATTCGCtggaaataaaatattggaaAGATAAAAGTGTAATGGGCGCAAGATTTTGTCATCAAAAGTTTcccaaaattataaaatcacATGATAATTATGCTATTATACATTATAATAGTTTTTGTGATACTAGCTATGCTCAAATGTATTTTATAGAGACATTCTAA